DNA from Gemmatimonadaceae bacterium:
TCGCCCTGGCGGCCGTCGCGGCAGCGAACGAGCGACCAGCCAGCCGCGCGCGTGTGCGGCTGTCGGTCACGCAGGACCGGATTGGCCCCGGGGAACGCCATGGCGCCCTGCTCGCGCTCGCCGGCAGTCTTGCGTCGTCGCAGGTCGACCCGGAGATGGCGCTGCGGATGGTGTTGAACACCAACGCCGTGCAGTGCGATCCGCCAAAGGACCCCGACGAGGTCAAGCGGCTCGTTGAGTACGCGTACCAGGAAGAGAAAGGCAAGCACGCCGAGATCGCGCGCCATCTCATGATCGCCCAGGTGACGCCCCGCGTGATCCGACCAACGCGGCCGGTGCCACTCGCCAATCCCTTCGAGCAGCCGCTCCCCGGCATCCTCGAGGAGATGGTCGCGTGGTCAATGCGCACGGCCCCGCACCCGGTGCGCATGTATTCCGTCGCGGCGGCCCTGGGCGTCGCGTCAACGGTCTGCGCCCGGCGGTACACGACGTCGCGGCAGAACTACAGCACGCTCTATCTGCTGGTGATCGGCAAGTCGGGCACCGGGAAGGAACACGTCCGCCGCTCGGCGCATGCGCTGCTGCGCGCTGGAGATGCGGCAACGCTCATCGGCCCGAACGAGTGGACGTCCCGCTCGGCCGTCTGGTCGTCGCTGTATTCCCAGCCGCAGTCGCTCGCCATCGTCGACGAGTTCGGGCAGTTCCTGGGCGCGGCGTCAGGCGGGAGCGATGGGGCCACGATGAAGAACGGCGTGCTCACCGCGCTGATGGAGCTCTTCTCCCGTGTGGACGACGTCGCGATCACCCCGCAGTTCTCGACGTTGACGCTGTCGGCGAAGCAGCGGAAGAACGCCGAGCGGAAGGCAATCGAGCGGCCGGGGAAGAGCGTGATCGGGCTGACCACGCCGAACGAGTGGTATGAGTCGCTGAAGGGGAACCGCATCAGCAGCGGGTTTCTCAATCGCTTCCTCGTGCTCGAGGCGACCGTGCCGCGCGGCGATTTGGCCGATGGGAGCGACGAAGAGCCGCCCGCCCAGGTCGTGGGCTGGATCCGGCGCGTGCTCGCGCCTCGGGGCAATCTGGACGTCA
Protein-coding regions in this window:
- a CDS encoding bifunctional DNA primase/polymerase, with protein sequence MADMLAAALGWVAKGWAVFPCHHPIVEPGRPVRCSCVKKDECPAIGKHPIVKNGKDDASTNPEQIRAWWKVFPDANIGGVPASAGLLAFDIDSEDAVAAARGLGLFAEPTFEVRTGKGVHRYYTHPPLPSGASVHGIVVRSALGHVMLPPSLHALGSRYEVSDDAPAIPLPPIALAAVAAANERPASRARVRLSVTQDRIGPGERHGALLALAGSLASSQVDPEMALRMVLNTNAVQCDPPKDPDEVKRLVEYAYQEEKGKHAEIARHLMIAQVTPRVIRPTRPVPLANPFEQPLPGILEEMVAWSMRTAPHPVRMYSVAAALGVASTVCARRYTTSRQNYSTLYLLVIGKSGTGKEHVRRSAHALLRAGDAATLIGPNEWTSRSAVWSSLYSQPQSLAIVDEFGQFLGAASGGSDGATMKNGVLTALMELFSRVDDVAITPQFSTLTLSAKQRKNAERKAIERPGKSVIGLTTPNEWYESLKGNRISSGFLNRFLVLEATVPRGDLADGSDEEPPAQVVGWIRRVLAPRGNLDVIGRVTELPPAQRLAITDPAMAAFRAFKRECNARADVLEAEKLGELPMRAGEQAMRLALLAALAEDPDAVTVDEPHARWGIAVAGYQLQQLIPAVQERLSDSPVHALRNRFLEALREAGERGLTIKEITRHRVFRGVVKRDREETVQWVQEAGFAGWLELGSSPTGGRPRHALVVTTIQPAEEAA